In the Gemmatimonadota bacterium genome, GACCCCATCTCCCGTGCTGCATCGCCATCTCTTCACGTCCGAATCGGTGACCGAAGGCCACCCGGACAAGGTCGCCGACCAGATCTCCGACGCGGTGCTCGACACGCTGCTCGCGCAGGACGCCTACTCGCGCGTCGCGTGCGAGACGATGGTCACCACCGGTCTCGCCACGATCTTCGGCGAGGTGACGACGGCGGCTTGGGCCGACCTCCGCGGCCTCGTCCGCGAGACCATCAAGAACATCGGCTACACCGAGGCGGGCATCGGCTTCGACGCGGACTCGTGTGCCGTGCTCAACTCGCTCGGCCAGCAGTCGCGCGACATCGGTCAGGGCGTCGACACCGGTGGCGCCGGCGACCAGGGCATGATGTTCGGCTTCGCCTGCGACGAGACCCCGGAGCTCATGCCGCTCCCGATCATGCTCGCCCACAAGCTCACGCATGCGCTCGCGGATCGTCGCAAGGACGGGACGCTCCCTTGGCTCCGGCCCGACGGCAAGTCGCAGGTGTCGGTCGTGTACGACAACGGGCGCCCGGTCGAGGTCGACACCGTCGTCATCTCCACGCAACACGCCGACACGGTCAAGAACAAGGCGATCCACGAGGCGGTGAAGCGCGACATCATCGAGGCCGTGATCCCCGAGGAACTCCGCGGCCGCAAGATGAAGGTCCACATCAACCCGACCGGCCGCTTCGTCGTCGGCGGCCCGCACGGCGACGCCGGCCTCACCGGTCGCAAGATCATCGTCGACACGTACGGCGGGTACGGCCGCCACGGCGGCGGCGCGTTCTCGGGCAAGGATCCGTCGAAGGTCGATCGCTCCGCCGCGTACGCCGCGCGGTGGGTCGCGAAGAACATCGTCGCCGCCAAGCTCGCGACCAAGTGCGAGGTGCAGGTCGCGTACGCCATCGGCGTCGCCAAGCCGGTCTCGGTCATGGTCGACACCTTCGGCACGAATACCGTCGACGAGGGGCGCATCATGAAGGCGGTGGAGGCGACGTTCGACCTCACGCCCAAGGCGATCATCGACGCGCTCGACCTGCGCAAGCCGATCTACGGCCCGACGGCCGCGTACGGCCACTTCGGCCGCGCGCCCGAGAAGGCGGAGCGGCTGGGCAAGAAGGTCTCCCTGTTCAGCTGGGAGCGGACCAACAAGGTGGCGGAGCTCAAGCGCGCTGTGCGCGCCTGAGCCGCCCCGGGAGGCGTCGTGGTCGAGGTGCTGGTCTCACGGCTCGGACTCGACGCCTCCTCGCAGGCGTACGTGGTGGTCCTGCAGGAGAAGGGGGGGGAGCGGGCGCTGCCGATCTGGATCGGGCGCCCGGAGGCCGAGGCGATCGCCGCGCACCTGGACGGCGTGAAGCGCGAGCGGCCCATGACGCATGACCTGGCCCAGGCCATCGTGCAGGGGCTCGGCGGCCTCCTGCGCCGCGTGCAGGTCGTCCGGGTGCACGAGGGCACCTTCTACGCCGAGTTGCACTTCACCAAGGCAGGAGCGCCCGTCGTGGTCGACGCGCGTCCCTCCGATGCCATCGCGTTGGCCCTCCGACTGGAGGCGCCGATCCTCGTCGCCGAGGCGCTCTTCCTCGACGATGACGACGAGGCCGACGGCCGCGATGAACCGCCCCCCGTCGATGACGGCGACCCGCTCTCCTCCGATGAACTCAAGCGACACCTCGCGCAGTTGCGCCCCGAGGACTTTGGCCGTTTCTCGCTGTAGCCTCGCCCTGCTGCTCGCGGGTGCCACGGCGTTCGTCGCGCCGACCGCGCCGCTCGCGGCACAGGCATCGCGCACCATCGAGGGGCGCATCTCGCTGCCAGGCCCCACCCCCGACGGCGTCGGGCTCGGCGGCGCCTGGGTGATCCTCCATCGGGTGGGGCCCGATACCGCGGGCCCGCTCGACTCGATGCGCACCGCGGCCAACGGACGCTACCGGTTCGCCTACCGCGCCTTCGGTGACACGCTCGCGGTCTACTTCGTGTCGACGAGTCGCGGCGGCGTCAACTACTTCACGCCGCCGGTCCGCGAGGCGGTGCTGCGCGGCGGCATGGCCGACCTCGTCGTCTACGACACCACCAGCGCGCCGATCCCCATCGCGGTGCGCGGGCGGCACCTCATCGTCACGGTCCCCGACTCGTCCACGCGCCGGACCCGCACCGTCGTCGAGGCGTTCGAGCTCAGCAACGACTCCTCGCTCACGCGCGTCGCCCGTGGGGACGCGGGCGTCACGTTCGATGCGGCCCTGCCGCCCGGCGTCACCGTGATCCAGTCGGGGCAGGGGGACATCTCCAGCGACGCGATCCGCGCGGTCGATGGTCGCGTGCAGGTGAACGCGCCGATCTCGCCGGGGATGCGGCAGCTGAGCTTCTCCTACGAGATCCCCGCGGACATGGATCCGTTCGAGGTGCTCATCGAGTCCCCGACGACGGTGCTCGAGGTGCTCGTCGAGGAGCCGAGTGCCGTCGTGAACGGCGCGGGGCTCGTCGCGGTCGATCCGGTCGAGATCGACGGGCGGCCGTTCAAGCGCTTCCTCGCGCAGGACGTGGACGCGGCGAAGACCTTCGCGATCACGATCCCGCCCGCTGCGGCATCGACGAGCCTCCGCGTGATGCTCGTCGTCACCGGCATCGGCGCCGCGATGCTCCTCGGGCTTGGCATGGTGATGCTGCGGCGCGGCCCCGGCCTCGCGTCGCGGCGAGAGGCCGATCCCGAGGCGCTCGCACTCGAGGCCGCGGCGCTCGACGCGGCATACGAGCAGCTCGCGGCACCGACCGAGCAGCAGAAGGCCGAGCACTATCTGGCGCGCGCGCGCATCAAGGGCCGGCTCGCGGCCGCGCTTGCCAAGCGGGACGGCCTGTCGTAGACTCCGCTCCACAACTGAAGGCGAACGCGGGACACGGAAGCCGGTGACATGCCGGCGCGGCCCCGCCACTGTATCGGGCAGCAGCAGACGTCCGCTCAACACCAGCCACTGGGTCACCGACCCGGGAAGGCGAGCGCGACGGCCCGGAGCCAGGAGACGACCCACGTTCGCGCCACATCCGGACCCTCGGGGGAGGGTCGGTGGCGTCGGCGCTCGGCCGTCCGCTGTGGGACGCGCCCCGCCACGTGCATCGAGGCTCCTTCGGCATCCCGAAGGAGCTTTTTCGTTCGATGCGTCCCAGACCCGTTCATCCTCGCCCGCGCGGCCGCGCCGCGCGCCGCGTCGTGGCAGGGTTCGCCATCGCGACCGCTGTCGCGGCCGGCTTCGTGATTGCCTGCGCGCCGGCCAAGGACGTCCATGACGACGTCGCCCGCGATGATCTCGGTGACACCATCCCGATGGCCCTCGTCGCGCAGCGCATCGTCTCGCTCAATCCGGTCACCACCGAGCTGCTCCTCGCGCTCGGCGAGGGGCGGCGGCTCGTCGGCCGCACGCACTGGGACGCCTTCAGTGATCAAGCCCGCGCGATCCCGGACGTCGGCGACGGGATGATGCCGAACGTCGAGGCGGTGCTCGGCCAGCGCCCGGATCTCGTCGTGCTGTACGCGACCGAGTCCAATCGTGCCGCCGCGACCCAACTGCGGCGCGCCGGCGTGGCGACCCTCTCCTATCGCACCGATCACGTTGCTGATCTCCCGCGGGTCGCGGCCGTGCTCGCTGCCGCGATCGGCCGTCGCGGCGAGTCGGGCGCGGTGGTCGACTCGGTGTTCGACCGTCTGGACTCGCTCCGGGCGGTTCCGGTGCCCACCGCGCGTGTCCGCGCCTTCTGGCATGTCTGGGACTCGCCGGTGATGACCATCGGGAAGGGGAGCTATCTCTCCGAGCTGCTCGTGATCGCGGGCGGCGACAACGTCTTCGCTGATCTGGAGGCCCCGTCGCCGCAGGTCTCGCTGGAGGAGATCGCGAAGCGCGATCCCGACGTCATCCTCGCGGGGCCGACCAGCGCGAGGGCCATCGCGCAGCACGAGGGCTGGCGCGCCATTCGTGCGGTGCGCGAGGGCCGCATCCTCATCATCGACACGATGATCGTCGGGCGCCCCGGCGTTCGGATGGGCGAAGCGGCGCAGCACCTGCGTGCGCTCCTCTATCCGGAGGAGACACGGTGAGCTCCGCGCCCCGCGTGCTCTGGTTCGCGCTCCTCGCCGCGCTCCTCGCGGCAGTGACGCTCGGCCTTGCCGTGGGAGCGGTGCCGCTCGCGCCCGATGACGTCTGGCGCGCACTCCTCGGCGCGGGTGATCCGGCGACCATCGCGATCGTGCGCGACCTGCGACTGCCGCGCATCGCGCTGGGCCTCGTGGTCGGCGCGGGCCTCGCCGCGAGTGGCACGGCGCTGCAGTCGACGTTGCGCAATCCGCTCGCCGAGCCATACCTGCTCGGCGTGTCCGGCGGCGCGGCGGTCG is a window encoding:
- a CDS encoding ABC transporter substrate-binding protein, yielding MRPRPVHPRPRGRAARRVVAGFAIATAVAAGFVIACAPAKDVHDDVARDDLGDTIPMALVAQRIVSLNPVTTELLLALGEGRRLVGRTHWDAFSDQARAIPDVGDGMMPNVEAVLGQRPDLVVLYATESNRAAATQLRRAGVATLSYRTDHVADLPRVAAVLAAAIGRRGESGAVVDSVFDRLDSLRAVPVPTARVRAFWHVWDSPVMTIGKGSYLSELLVIAGGDNVFADLEAPSPQVSLEEIAKRDPDVILAGPTSARAIAQHEGWRAIRAVREGRILIIDTMIVGRPGVRMGEAAQHLRALLYPEETR
- a CDS encoding methionine adenosyltransferase, with protein sequence MHRHLFTSESVTEGHPDKVADQISDAVLDTLLAQDAYSRVACETMVTTGLATIFGEVTTAAWADLRGLVRETIKNIGYTEAGIGFDADSCAVLNSLGQQSRDIGQGVDTGGAGDQGMMFGFACDETPELMPLPIMLAHKLTHALADRRKDGTLPWLRPDGKSQVSVVYDNGRPVEVDTVVISTQHADTVKNKAIHEAVKRDIIEAVIPEELRGRKMKVHINPTGRFVVGGPHGDAGLTGRKIIVDTYGGYGRHGGGAFSGKDPSKVDRSAAYAARWVAKNIVAAKLATKCEVQVAYAIGVAKPVSVMVDTFGTNTVDEGRIMKAVEATFDLTPKAIIDALDLRKPIYGPTAAYGHFGRAPEKAERLGKKVSLFSWERTNKVAELKRAVRA
- a CDS encoding bifunctional nuclease family protein produces the protein MVEVLVSRLGLDASSQAYVVVLQEKGGERALPIWIGRPEAEAIAAHLDGVKRERPMTHDLAQAIVQGLGGLLRRVQVVRVHEGTFYAELHFTKAGAPVVVDARPSDAIALALRLEAPILVAEALFLDDDDEADGRDEPPPVDDGDPLSSDELKRHLAQLRPEDFGRFSL